From Microtus ochrogaster isolate Prairie Vole_2 unplaced genomic scaffold, MicOch1.0 UNK2647, whole genome shotgun sequence:
CTTTGACCTCTGAGCTGGCCTGGTCCCACAGCATCTTGATAATTGACGAATGCCTGTCATTCAGAGCAGTCTTGAAGCCTCCAGGCTCTACAATAGCCACCTTCACCCCAAAATAGGAGAGCTCCCTCCTGTAAGAGAGCAGACAAATGTCAATGACTTTAGATGtttggaggaaaagaaaacacaacaacagTAGCCTGTGGTGAGGAAAGTTCAGAAGGTTTGTGTCTGGTATGTGCATCAGTTCGGGACAAAACTTTTTGGTTTAGTGTAGGAAAATAAGGATTGCAAAGCTGAGTGAGGAGCCAACTGGTAGTCTGCCTGAAGGCCTAGCCACAGGCGCTATTGGAGGTCCTGATCACGCCTAGCATTGCAGTGAAGGGTGACCACCTGATGCTGCCTAAGGCCCTAGGATGGGTGCCATTAGAGGTCCCGGTGGTTCTTAGCCATTGAGAGCTGACCACGCAATGTCAATATATCAGAATGCAGCCCCAGGCTCTCCTCACTGCTGAGTAAAGGAGTGTGCTGTCTGCCTTTTACCTGACTTCCAAAGTCTATGCCGTTGATGCTGTGCCTCTCACCCCGCCACCATGGGAGCCAAGAGGATCCAACAAAATTTGACACCAGAACAGGTGCCAGTCAtctcctgctcctcatttgagGCACTGGACAGCACGCCCAAGGTGGAGTGTTTTAGTGAAAAGGCCCCTCGGTGTTGGTGTTTTCAGTTCCCTCGGAGGAAAGCATTGGGACCCacatctttccttttatttatttacttacttacttacttattgtGTTGTCTGTAATGTCTGTCTGCCCACCTGGTTAGGAAGGCatattttttctgctttgatttgCCCCGTGCCTCCACGTTAGCACTGTCCCCCACAGAAGGTGGAACCAAGGCTCTGCTTGTCATCTGGAGATACGGTGTGGGCTTAGAGCTGTGGCCAGAAAAACCATGGAAGGCCCCAATAGTCATGAATCATGACACAATTTTCCACTCCTGTTGGccactgtcttttcttttgactGTAGCTCACCTGGTAGCTCCCTCTCCAAAATGGGTGACCTCTCCATCACCCCCACCCTTTCCATGTGTGATCTCTCTACGACATCCAATGACggggagacagacacactaaGGAGATCACAGGCACAGTTAAGAGCTCATGTGCCACTTCCATCAGATTCCTTCCTGTTGTGGGAGGCTATGCCTCGCCCTGCGACCCTAGGATTGAGATGCCTCAGTGTCCACCTGGCCCTGATGGCAGACTTTCTTGTCCATCTGGGACAAATGCCATTAGCCAGCCCTGGATTCCCACTCCCTTAGAACTCTCTCTTACCCAGAAACTAATGAGTCAGGCCCGGACTCATTTTACTTCAAAAAGATTCTCACTCAGTGGGCAATGCAACTACAGACTTACTTAGATAGGTGCAGTCCCCTCAAGGCTGTGCCAGAGCCGGCCCCCTTTCGTAGCTGGAAAACAGCTTACGATGGTCAGGCAGGAGCTCAAACATGGACAAATCTTACAATTAATGTTCCATTGACCCTTGAACTGATCACTGGTGAGGTAACTCTGTCTGTCCTGTTCATCGGGCACAGATTGGCCATCAAGTCTACTCCCAACAGATTTCTGATGTGGCCTTCAAGGCTCTCAAGGCATGTACCATGCGGGACCATTCTGCTTACTTCTGCAATCTTATTCAACAGACACatgaaattgttttattaaatcagAAAAGGGCAGAGGTTATAGCTTTGAACTcttcattttttgaaaaagttCGGTATAATATAAAAAGGCCGTTTGATCCCTCCTGGGTGCTCACACAGGCCTTAATTGGCAGGGTGACACTGCTAatccttattcttttaaaatgtttcctgcaGCATATTCAAGAGTAGTGGCAACGCTTCAGGTGTTAATGGCTCTCAGGCACCCTTTTCTCAGTCCTCTGCGGAGGTTATTATGCATGGCTGGTTCTCTAAAATCCAAAAGGCTGCAGCCTTGTCTTCCCATCCTGGAAGCTTTCCAAGAATGAATGCCCTTTGAGGAATGGAGGTCAATGAAGGATTACAGCTTGTTAGCAGGCCAGTCTAAGACAGGCAAGGCAAAGTTCAGTTGCTGAGCCCTCCTGAGGCAGGATCAACAAGGCCTGAGCAAAGAACTCTGGCGCCCGCGGAGTGaccatgtaattaaaaaaaaaaaaggtagatacATAAAAAGTAAAGGTATCCAAGGC
This genomic window contains:
- the LOC113455908 gene encoding retinol dehydrogenase 7-like; translation: CVCLPVIGCRREITHGKGGGDGEVTHFGEGATSSKPTPYLQMTSRALVPPSVGDSANVEARGKSKQKKYAFLTRRELSYFGVKVAIVEPGGFKTALNDRHSSIIKMLWDQASSEVKEVYGDKFLQSYLRTLTSLVETCSEDLTLVTDCMEHALTSCHPRTRYSAGWDAKLLYLPMSYLPTFLSDAFFYW